One Pseudomonas entomophila genomic window carries:
- the nhaB gene encoding sodium/proton antiporter NhaB, which yields MSRSLTGALAHSFLGQSPRWYKAVIALFLILNPVLLATLGPVATGWVLVIQFIFTLGMALKCYPLMPGGLLLVEALLLRMTTPEALYEELQHNFPVILLLMFMVAGIHFMKELLLFLFSRILLGVRSKAVLSLLFCVLSAFLSAFLDALTVTAVIISAAVGFYAVYHRVASGTNPREESALDSDHQVEQLHREDLDQFRAFLRSLLMHGAVGTALGGVCTLVGEPQNLLIGHEMGWHFADFFSKVAPVSMPVLAAGLVTCVLLEKLRLFGYGTLMPERVRQVLAAYAAEDDAARTQGQRIALVVQGLAALILIVCLGLHIAEVGLIGLLVIVLITAFTGITDEHRLGRAFQDAMPFTALLVVFFAVVAVIHQQQLFSPLIAWVLALPSEQQPGMLYLANGLLSAISDNVFVATIYITEVKQAFLNGAMSREHFETLAVAINTGTNLPSVATPNGQAAFLFLLTSAIAPLIRLSYGRMVWMALPYTVVMGGLGWWAVTYWL from the coding sequence ATGTCCCGTTCCCTGACCGGCGCCCTCGCCCACAGTTTCCTGGGCCAGTCGCCGCGTTGGTACAAGGCCGTCATCGCCCTGTTCCTGATCCTCAACCCAGTACTGCTGGCGACGCTCGGCCCGGTGGCCACCGGCTGGGTGTTGGTGATCCAGTTCATCTTCACCTTGGGGATGGCGCTCAAGTGCTACCCGCTGATGCCCGGCGGGCTGCTGCTGGTCGAGGCGCTGCTGCTGCGCATGACCACGCCCGAGGCGCTGTATGAGGAGCTGCAGCACAACTTCCCGGTGATCCTGCTGCTGATGTTCATGGTCGCCGGCATCCACTTCATGAAGGAGCTGCTGTTGTTCCTGTTCTCGCGGATCCTGCTGGGGGTGCGCTCCAAGGCTGTGCTCAGCCTGCTGTTCTGCGTGCTGTCGGCGTTCCTTTCGGCGTTCCTCGACGCCCTCACCGTGACTGCGGTGATCATCAGCGCGGCGGTGGGGTTCTACGCCGTCTACCACCGGGTCGCCTCCGGCACCAATCCGCGCGAGGAGTCGGCGCTGGACAGCGACCACCAGGTCGAGCAACTGCACCGCGAAGATCTCGACCAGTTCCGCGCCTTCCTGCGCAGCCTGCTGATGCATGGCGCGGTGGGCACCGCCCTGGGCGGCGTGTGCACGTTGGTGGGCGAGCCGCAGAACCTGCTGATCGGCCATGAGATGGGCTGGCACTTCGCTGACTTCTTCAGCAAGGTCGCGCCGGTCTCCATGCCGGTGCTGGCAGCAGGCCTGGTGACCTGCGTGCTGCTGGAGAAACTGCGGCTGTTCGGCTACGGCACGCTGATGCCCGAGCGCGTGCGCCAGGTACTGGCCGCCTATGCCGCCGAAGACGACGCCGCGCGCACCCAGGGGCAACGTATCGCCCTGGTGGTCCAAGGCCTGGCCGCGCTGATCCTGATCGTCTGCCTGGGCCTGCACATTGCCGAGGTGGGGTTGATCGGCCTGCTGGTGATCGTGCTGATCACCGCGTTCACCGGCATCACCGACGAGCATCGCCTGGGCCGTGCGTTCCAGGACGCCATGCCGTTCACCGCGCTGCTGGTGGTGTTCTTCGCCGTGGTCGCGGTGATCCACCAGCAGCAGCTGTTCAGCCCGCTGATCGCCTGGGTGCTGGCCCTGCCCAGCGAGCAGCAGCCGGGCATGCTGTACCTGGCCAACGGCCTGCTGTCGGCGATCAGCGACAACGTGTTCGTCGCCACCATTTACATCACCGAGGTCAAGCAGGCCTTCCTCAACGGCGCGATGAGCCGCGAGCACTTCGAGACCCTGGCGGTGGCGATCAACACCGGCACCAACCTGCCCAGCGTGGCTACTCCCAACGGCCAGGCCGCGTTCCTGTTCCTGCTCACCTCGGCAATCGCGCCGCTGATTCGCCTGTCGTACGGGCGCATGGTGTGGATGGCCCTGCCCTACACGGTGGTCATGGGTGGCCTGGGCTGGTGGGCGGTGACCTACTGGCTGTAA